The DNA window CCTCTGCAAGGTTCAAGTCCTTAGTGAGCCTTCCCAGGGGTCTCTGTGTACTTCATCCTTGGGAGCTCCGTGGAACTCCATGAGTCCCCACCAGAGGGAGGCTCAGGGGATGGGTTGGGCCCAGGGATGGATGTGGCAAGATGCTGGAGGGATAAGGATGGGCTAAGGGCCAAGTAATTTGGTTGCGGGGAAGGTCAAAGAGGAACTGGGCTACTGGATATGATTTGAAGAAGAGGGCGGGGAATGGGGCTGGATATTTGGTACTAAAAAGAGTCTCTGAGAACCTAGCCTTCCTTATCTCTTCCCCAACCCAAATGATAACTTCTGTCCAGTGCTACGCCTTCCTTCTTCCAGCTCTGCCCCAGCCTCTTTCCAGGACTCTGTCCCTGGGctagggcaggggaagagagagagcaggctggAGAGGGGAGGCTGAGGAGGGGGTGACTTTGGGAGAGGACCAGCTGGGTGCTTGGGCATTTAAAGAATGATGGTTGTTTTGTAACATGTGATTAATAAAAAAAACGGAAAAAGTGAAAGATGCTGTCTTGACTGGATACCTGCCCTACCTCAGTCCACGGGCAAGGGGTGGTTGGGTGAGTGGCAGAGCCCTTGGTGGCACAGGGCATGTGGGGCTGCAGTGGCTGTGGCAGAAGTGAATGGATTTGGGTCGAGGATGGGTACCAGGCCCCAGAGCTTGGAGAGCTGGTCCTCTCTGAAGGACAGGCTCTTCTTTGCCAAGGGGCTGGTCCTCTGCCAGGAGGAGAGGGTATGTGTGCTCACCTGGGGAGACAGTTAAGACCCCAGACAGTTATGACCCCAGATGTTCCGTGGGCGACCGGCAGCAAGGGAAACGTGGGGCTGAGAAACAGGCTGACCCGCCTGGGTTTGAAGccagccctgccacttaccaTCTCTGGAGTGTTGGGCATGCTCTCAGAGtatcagtttgctcatctgtcaaatggggtaTTAATATCTCTGAAATAAATCAGATTTGTTAGGAGGATAATGGACACAGCACGTGAAGTGCTTAGCAGAGAGCTTGACACAGAGTGAGTGCCCCGAGCTGGAGTCTCCCTTGTCGGAGTGGACGGGTGGGTCCCCTCTACTTTCAGCTGCCGCCTCCACATGTTGACTAGCCAGTTTCCTTGGGTGTACTGGGGAAGGGCTGGAGGGGTGCAGAAGAATCCTCTGCTGCACATGACAGGTCCTAGGAATGGGCATCAGCTCCTGGTGGTCTGAACGGGGAGACGGAGACCAGGGGCCAGGTTTTGCTGCTGCCTTCTGACTGGGGCCCACAGAAATCAGGCATTACTCCTGAAACCCTAGCAGCAAGGAGGAGTCTGTGGTCAGCCAGGCTGGCCTGGAATGCTAACTGAAATCGTCTGTTGGGGGCCCTGAAACTGGGCTCCCAGTGACCCAGGTGAGCAGGGCAGGTGACacccctttctttctccattgacTGGGTTCTGCTCGGGCCCTGCAGGGCCAGCAGGGTGGGGTTGTGGGGTTGCCAGCTTCCACCACtccctctggggtgggggtggaggggtgttAAAAAAGGTGTGTATCCCTTTAACAAGGGCCCAACCCCAGGGCCAAGTCAGAGGGAGCTCAGTCACTACCTCCCCACCAGAGCCAGCTCCGCCAGGCACGGCCAGAGTGGGACAGATTCTGGGAGCGAAGCGGGGAGGAGTCCTGGGCCGGCTGAGTGGGGAGCCGCTTGGCGGTGCCTGAGTCCAGGCCCCAGAGCCCTGCTGGAGAGGAGGCAGTCCTGGGAGGCAGGTGAGCACCCCAGGCCTGTCCTGGGAGGTCTGGGGCTGCCAGAGAGGTCCTGCAGGCGTGGGGGGCCCCGGGGAAGGGGGCGGTgaggagggcctggggagggggccctgcTAGAGACTGGGCTGGAAGGGTCTGTTAATTTTTAACTTTCCCGCAGGCTGGTTTGGGAATGGAGACTTCGGTggggttgggaggtggggaggccttCAGAGGGGCGGACGGGGTGGCGAgacccccctctccccaacccagcCGCTGACTGGGCTCTTCTCCAGGGCCTGGGCCATGGGGCAGAGAGCTCAGGAGCTCTGTCGCAGCTGCTCCGACCCTCCCTTAACAGAAAAAGGGCAAATGCGTGTTTGGGGGCGGTTGGGGGTGGTCAGACCTGGATGTGGGCCTCACGGGCCGGCTCTGGGATCTGTGTCTTGGGAGGTGATGGGGTCCAGGAGGAACCGGGAAGGGCCCTGTGAGAGGAGGCAGGCGCCGGAGGCTTGTTTCCACTTCAGGACCCAGGCAGGCCGTGGCTTGATTGGCTTTGCCTGGCAGGGCCACCTGCACCGTCTGCCTGTGCCCAGCCCCACAGGGCAGGGGTGCTTCGGGAGGGAGCTCCGGAGGTGCAGACCAGTGGGGCTCAGCCTTCCTCGCAGCTGGTAAAGAGAGGGGTGGCTGTCGGTGAGGCCAGGGCCCGCAGTGTGTGTGAGTGTCCACACCTCAGTCCGACCCcacttttctggaaaatgttccagagGAGCACACCCTGTCCTGTCCAGCAGGAGAGGGTGGGCGGATGTGTGAATTCCAGGCAGTGAGTCCTGTGaggcaggggcacttgggtgagaCTTCAGTTTGAAACAGCCTTGCAAATAGAGTGACAAGTTACCGGCCCAGTTCGGATGCCACCTTCCCTGCATGTTGAAGGCAGTTGGGGCCAATGAGTGAATCAAGGGAGTGGGTGAGCAAGAAAACcagttcagtgaatgaatgaatcagtgaatgaatcaGGAAATGAATGATGAGGAGTGAGGGAACGAGTTTGAGGTCGatggaagggacacagagaaggccGAATGTAGGCTTGGGGGCAGGCCAGACTCCAGAGAGGACGGTGACCAGGAGGCACAGAAGTTCAGGGAGGTCTCACAACACCTGGAAACAGTTCGGGATTCCAGCGGAGAGAGTGTGGTGGGAAGAGAAGGTGGACTGGGGTGACTGTACTGGGTGTTCAGGGCTCCAGACTGAAGGGGCttggggtggggcggtggggttACAGGGGCTAAGATCCAGGGGCAAGGCTCAGGGCCCTGGAGGTTTTGGGAGAAGTCGGCAAACTGGGCTGaggtgggcgggggatgggggcggggcctcTCGGTTGCTCCAGGATGAGTCAGCCAAGGAAGAGACCAGGAAAACActaggggagggctgggggctccTGGTGGGAGGGCCCTTTGGAGGACAAGTggtcccccaacccccacttttGGGGAAGGCTCTAATATACATGTCCACCCCGCCAGCTCTCAGGCCAGGACCTACCTCCTGCCAACCCTTCCTAGGAGAGGCTCACGGGACAGCTTGACCCTCCGGCCTGGTTGGGCCTGGTGCCTGGTTGGGCCTGGTCGGAGGGAGGAGCAGGTGCCTGTGGGTGGGTGTGGTGGCAGAGCCTGTCTCCTGGCccccaggggaaggagggaggaggaggctaATGACACCTGACTAGCCCCCTCTGACATCCTTCCTTCAGAAAAAGCTTTGGAAAAGCGCTTATCCAGATGGTTATCTCCAAGAAGGTGGGGGGTGGATTACTGGGGACTGAGAACCTGGGCTGTTGAGGCAGGCAGCCAGAGGCCAGGTGGGGGCTGGGACCTGGATCGAGGAGGGCCGGAGGAGGCTCCCCTGGTCAGAGAGACAAGATTCTAAGAAGACACGTGGTGAGGAGGGTGGGtgggccagggggaggggcagaggcacagCACCCCagccccatttctttctctttcctctcggGGACTATTTCCCCGCAGGGTTCCTCACTTAGGGAACAGGTCTGGGATGGttaagggttgggggggggcgtggtTCTCTGAACCCTTTTCCCACTCCCAAAGTTGGTTGGGAGTAGGCTTGGCTGAGTCCTTGCTGAAGTGGGTGCAGCTTTCGGAATCCAGGGTTCTGGCCCTGGGTCTGGAGCACTCTCCAGTCAAGGGCAGCAGAGAACAGTTTCATGGATTggaacttttttcctttctcacttcTCACTTGTGAGTATTAGGGTGTTTGCAGGAACATTGAGCCTCACAGTCACACACTTAATAAACGAAGAGCACAGGGGAAAGGACGTGGTTTCCTGTAGCCCTGGTTCCATATTTTATCCTTCTGTGTGAAGAGCAGAGTGGCCAGGcaggtgaggcagggagggaagggcaggtttCCCGTCGGCGACGCCCCagcctgctcctctctctctctatcctccttccttcctacaTTAGGGCCTAGTCCCTCCGGGTCACACCCTTCCTTCAGAAAGAGCCTCGTAAAAGAAATAACTTGGAAGGGTGGTCAGGGTCACTGGATACCTGGtagcagggctggaaggaggtaGAATGTTATAGAACATCTGTCTTAAGGAAGCCGTTGGACCAGACAGTGCAGGTGAGGGAGGTGCAGAAATTAAAAGCTGGGAGCTTGCGTTTACctaggattttaaaaaatggcccTGAAGTCAATGAGTCGTGTCCTTTCGTTCAGTGAACGCAATGGTTGCATGTAAGAAACACTGTCCTTGCCTCAAGGAAGGAGAGGGTTAGGGGAGAGCAGACCCACAGCAGTTATGAGCCCTGTTACTGTCGGCTGGCACCTGTGGGACCCGGGGAGCagagtgctgggggcaggggccggggctgTGGCAAGGCCCGGCCAAGCCGACCTGTCTTCCGAGTTTCGCCACAGGATGTTCAGGCCCGGATGGAGGCTGTGTCCACCTTCCCTTGCCAGGACCGAACGGGCAGGGTGGCTGTAGCTCATTCCTGGGcttgggggcgggaggggaggctCATTTGCCCGGGGTTCACTTGGGGGGGCTCTGGGCATGGGCGGCGACTGACAGAATAGACCCGCCTGCTCCCCTCATATCCTGTTATTCAGAAGGCTGTATCCGCTTGGACTGTGAGTGCCTTTTGTCCTGGGTGAGGGGGTGACGCGTGTGGCCTTTGGCTGGCTGCAGCTGTGTCTCCAGCTGGGGCAAAAGCAGGCTTGGCTCCTCTTTAggtaatggggtggggggggtcctcGAGTCCTGCTGTGTGTTTCCAGGTGGGTATGAGGGAGGGCAGGCTAGCAGGGTGTGGCGGGGGCCTGCCGAAAGTCTGGCTCCATGGGGGAGTGCATTGTCCTTCCCCAGAGAGGGACAACCATGGCCTGGGCTCCTGCAGAACCTGCCCTGGTGCCTGGCCGGAGGGACTCGGGAGGGCCTAGGTTCCTGCTTTGTGGCCTGGGGCGGGGGTCTCAGGCaatgctggggctgggggatATAGCTGTCGGCCTCCCAGCCCCTTTGGCTCACCCGAGCAGTTTCTAGCTGTGCGCGCTCCCTgggcaggggccctgggtgggtCAGCTGTGGAGACAGCAGAGGGGTGGGCCCCTcttctgcccccttcccatggGAGCCTCCTGCTCTCACTGGGGCTCTGACAGGCCcagtgcctggggctggggcagggcctggagaACTTGCCTGGGCGGTTGGGCTGGCGAGCACCTGTATCAGAGCAGCCACACTGTTCTGACTCCAGGCTTACCCTGGTGCCGCCTTTTCCCCGAGGACCCGCCAGCCcaggggcccaggaggaggaTGAGGGCAGGGGGCCCCGAATTTGGCCTGTGGGGTCTCCTCACCTGCCCTCTTCTCGTCGCCCAGGCCCCGCGAGGAGTGAGGCAGTGAGATGGCAGACTGCTACACAGAGCTGGAGAAGGCCGTCGTGGTCCTGGTGGAAAACTTCTACAAATACGTGTCTAAACACAGTCTGGTCAAGAACAAGATCAGCAAAAGCAGCTTCCGGAAGATGCTTCAGAAAGAGCTTAACCATATGCTGACGGTGAGGTCCCCTCGCCTAAGGGCCCTGCCTACCCACCAGCCCCCCCCAGTCTTGATCCTCGTGTGGTGTCCTTCCCCACTGCGGCCTCTGTCTTTTCAGAGTGACCCCCTGAACCAGCGTCTCACCACCGCCCAGGCCCCGGTCCTCTTGGGGTGCCGAGGCCTGACCAGGGAGGTCCTGGGACTGTGTGTGGCTCCGCACcgctgaccaccccccccccacttcctctccaggATACAGGTAACCGGAAGGCTGCTGACAAGCTCATCCAGAACCTGGACGCCAACCACGATGGGCGCATCAGCTTTGACGAGTACTGGACCTTGATAGGCGGCATCACGGGCCCCATCGCCAATCTTATCCGCCAGCAGGAGCAGCAGAGCGGCAGCTAGAGGACCCCTCCCACCGCCCCTCCACGCCCAGCCCCTGGTGCTCTTCCCGGGCTCCCCGCAGcctcctccacccacccaggcccccctcctcGCTCCTCCCTGCACGCCTCCTGCTGAACAGGGGAATGGGCCCCTCCAGAGTGTCGTGGTCTGGGGGTGCCTCCCAAAGGGTCTTAGTCCCTGGAGCCAGCAGGCCCCGGGGGCCCCTCTGTGAGGCTTCAGGGCTGCTTGGGGTCCCCGCGAGTTTTCTGCTCAGTCCACCAACCCCTCCAGCGTCTGATGCTCTGCCTGATGCTGGGTGTCTCCTGACCTCTGCTTGGGGTCTCCCTGCCCCCCGGAAGCAGGAGCAGAggcctctcctctttctctcagccTGTGTGCTGGGGACAGAAGATTTCCAGGGACTGTGGGTCAGGGAACAGTCGAGcagggctgcccccacccccgctcctgcTCACCACTGATGCGGTGGCAATAAAGGCTGGATTTGGAGTTTGTACCCCCTCACCCAGTCCCTTTGTGACACTCATTGAAACCTTTCCATTCCGTGGAACCTCCTCATTCCTTGGTGGTCTTTGCCCTGGGACCCTGAGGTAAGGGGGAATCTCACCTCAAGAGACcccaagggcagagagaaagaaagaaaccccagTGCCTGGATTTccaacccccccttccccccccctccccccccccccccccccaagccgcAGCCGGcagccctgggccagcagcagcctccctctccctccgtgAGGGGCCAGAGGCCTTGCGTGCGTCACCATCTCTGGGCCCTCATCCCCATGACCCAGACTCAGACTCCACTTCCAGGTGCACAGTGGGTCCCGTTAGGCCTCTTTGCATTTCCACGAGAGAGAGGCCGTGAGTCTTCGGCCTGGCGTCGTGAGCAGTGCCGGGGTCCTGAGCCGCCGTCAGCAGCTTACCTAACACCCGGAGAAGTCTGTGGGATGGGGAAGCAGGTGTGGAGGAAACAGGGCGGGTGAGGCCGGAGCTGGAGGGCGAAGGGAAGTGGCAGCCTGTTGCTGCTGGAGGGGACAGTGCTGGCTTCTCCCTGTTCTTGCCCTGAGGGAGCCCCTGCTGTGGAGACACAGCACCTGTCCCCTTGGGAAGGCCGGAGGCAAGCAGGAGCCCCGTCTGTGGGCTCGATTCCAGCCTCGGACGGGGCACTCCACAGTTTcagatttgttttcaaaagatGCACCGGCAGTTTCATTGAACTGCATTTATAGATCCTCAGGTTTGTAAGGTAATCTGCTTCAGGACAGGCCTGTGGTCAAGGTGGTGAGCAGTCTGTGTCCTCACCTCCCTTCGCAGTGACCCCCCCCCAGTTAAAAGCGGAAGGCGTCCCCTGTCCTGAGGGTCGCTGTGCCGCCCAGAGTCCCCTCCTGAGGGTCGCTGTGCCGCCCAGACTAAACAGGGGACAACTTGCTCACACTTCTTTGGGGTGCCTTCTAATATAcactttattgtggtgaaatCACGTGGTATAATTTTACCCTCAACAACCGGGTGTACCTCACGGTGTTGCCACCTGCACGTTGTTGCACAGCGTGTCTCGAGACCTCGTTCATCTCGCAGGACTGGAACTCGCTAACCCCCAGCAACAaacccctcagcccctggcaaccacccttcCGCTTTCTGCTTCTATGCGTTTGGGTACTTCAGGTGCCTCAGATACGTGGAATCATGCCATATTTGTCCTTGTATGATCAGCTTGTGTCACTTATTGTAATGTCCTCATGGTTTATCTCTGTTGTTGCGCGAGACAgcgtctccttttttttttttttttttttccacgcagagcgtgagtgggcaaggggcagaatgagagggagacacagaatcggaagcgggttccaggctccgagctgtcagcacagagccagacgcagggctcgaactcacgaaccgtgagatcacgacctgagctgaagtcacatgcttaactgactgagccacccaggcgccccccccccacctcttttttcATGCTAACCACTTTGTAAGTgttgtcttatttaatccttaacaACTctgtgaagtttattttattttttatatttaaaaatattttattttattttattttttaaaaaatttttaaacgtttatttatttttgagacagagagagagagacagagcatgaacgggggaggggcagagagagagggagacacagaattggaagcaggctccaggctctgagccattagcccagagcccgatgcggggctcgaactcatggaccgcgagatcgtgacctgagctgaagtcggacgcttaaccgactgagccacccaggcgcccctatgcattctttttaaaaaaagattttattttcttattttattgtctaaattaaaaaaaaaaatcaagtaatttctgcatccagcgtggggcttgaactcacaaccccaagatcaagtgtcgtggcacactctaccgactgagccagccgggcgcccccttGTGTATTCTTGCT is part of the Felis catus isolate Fca126 chromosome F1, F.catus_Fca126_mat1.0, whole genome shotgun sequence genome and encodes:
- the S100A16 gene encoding protein S100-A16, with translation MADCYTELEKAVVVLVENFYKYVSKHSLVKNKISKSSFRKMLQKELNHMLTDTGNRKAADKLIQNLDANHDGRISFDEYWTLIGGITGPIANLIRQQEQQSGS